A single Pseudomonas sp. MM223 DNA region contains:
- the pssA gene encoding CDP-diacylglycerol--serine O-phosphatidyltransferase (*Name pssA), whose amino-acid sequence MLAALPGYAMSPESIQVLPDAKAYRACLLERIRSATRRIVIVALYLQEDEAGQEVLDALYQAKAVRPGLEITIVVDWFRARRGLLGGGRQPGNAAWYQAQRQLRGLDIVIHGVPVQTRELFGVLHLKGSIIDDCVIYTGASLNNVYLHRFDRYRLDRYHLFQSPGLADAMVDLVRRLLHHTATPRLDLPAPPATRSLRGDIRRLRARLRRMAYEAPASVAGQGLRVIPLLGVGRGNPLNRALCALLAAARTQLIISTPYFNPPRVVMRELDHALERGVHVELIVGDRTANDFYIAPGEPFSASGALPYLYEDNLRAFARRRHAAIASGQLQVRIWNDAGHTFHAKGVWVDQRFSLLTGNNLNPRGFNLDLENGLLIDDPQGQWLAPREAELNALRRHAPKIASAEALGVKAEHPKEVRKLLRRLRFSRLEPLIKRVL is encoded by the coding sequence ATGCTGGCGGCATTGCCAGGCTACGCCATGTCGCCCGAGTCGATCCAGGTGCTGCCCGATGCCAAGGCATACCGCGCCTGCTTGCTCGAACGCATCCGCAGCGCCACCCGGCGCATTGTCATCGTCGCGCTGTACCTGCAGGAAGACGAGGCCGGCCAGGAAGTGCTGGATGCCTTGTACCAGGCCAAGGCCGTGCGGCCAGGCCTTGAAATCACCATCGTGGTCGACTGGTTCCGTGCCCGCCGTGGCCTGCTGGGGGGCGGACGCCAGCCGGGTAATGCCGCCTGGTATCAGGCCCAGCGCCAGTTGCGCGGGCTGGATATCGTGATTCACGGGGTGCCGGTGCAGACCCGCGAGCTGTTCGGCGTGTTACACCTGAAGGGCAGCATCATCGACGACTGCGTGATCTACACCGGTGCCAGCCTGAACAACGTCTACCTGCACCGTTTTGACCGTTATCGGCTGGACCGCTACCACCTGTTCCAGTCGCCGGGGTTGGCCGACGCCATGGTCGACCTGGTGCGGCGCCTGCTGCACCACACCGCTACACCGCGCCTCGACTTGCCTGCACCACCCGCCACCCGTAGCCTGCGCGGCGACATACGGCGCTTGCGCGCGCGATTGCGGCGCATGGCCTACGAGGCGCCGGCCAGTGTGGCAGGGCAGGGGCTGCGGGTGATTCCGCTGTTAGGCGTGGGCCGTGGCAACCCGTTGAACCGGGCGCTGTGCGCCTTGTTGGCGGCGGCGCGCACGCAACTCATCATCAGTACGCCGTATTTCAACCCGCCGCGGGTGGTGATGCGCGAGCTTGACCATGCGCTGGAGCGCGGTGTGCACGTTGAGCTGATCGTCGGTGATCGCACGGCAAACGACTTCTATATCGCCCCGGGTGAGCCGTTCAGTGCCAGTGGTGCCTTGCCTTATCTATACGAAGACAACCTGCGTGCCTTTGCCCGGCGCCGCCATGCCGCGATTGCCAGCGGCCAGTTGCAAGTGCGGATCTGGAACGATGCCGGGCATACCTTCCATGCCAAGGGCGTGTGGGTTGACCAGCGTTTTTCGCTGCTGACCGGCAACAACCTGAACCCGCGCGGGTTCAACCTGGACCTGGAAAACGGCCTGCTGATCGATGACCCGCAAGGTCAATGGCTGGCGCCACGGGAAGCGGAGCTGAACGCGCTGCGCCGGCATGCGCCGAAGATTGCCTCGGCAGAGGCGTTGGGTGTGAAGGCCGAGCACCCCAAGGAGGTTCGCAAGCTGCTGCGGCGCTTGCGTTTTAGCCGGTTGGAGCCGTTGATCAAGCGGGTGCTTTGA